One stretch of Nicotiana tabacum cultivar K326 chromosome 18, ASM71507v2, whole genome shotgun sequence DNA includes these proteins:
- the LOC107797339 gene encoding uncharacterized protein LOC107797339: MTTPPRPKRNPTSAANHRKNSPKSPEKTISKTPETHRVFTENDEIQLLKTLSGSPNTSEFTSNGNFTEKQIAKKLKKLKEKYHKLARSKSLIKTPHDQKIYEIARQIWGRNVAKGKEKEPVVELHRSCEEEVNLEEFPFLVSEMMSVFGRSGYCKEGLRRLGKEKLKKMNEKWMELRLKEAEIMVNKAKLYHEQLKSVVEGSKGTDNEAN; the protein is encoded by the coding sequence ATGACAACCCCACCACGCCCTAAGAGAAACCCCACCTCCGCCGCGAACCACCGCAAAAACTCCCCTAAATCACCGGAAAAAACAATCTCAAAAACCCCAGAAACCCACAGAGTCTTCACCGAAAATGACGAAATTCAACTCCTCAAAACCCTCTCAGGATCCCCAAATACCTCTGAATTCACTTCTAACGGCAATTTCACAGAGAAACAGATCGCAAAAAAGCTGAAAAAACTCAAAGAAAAGTACCACAAGCTCGCTAGGTCCAAATCTCTTATAAAGACCCCACACGATCAAAAGATTTACGAAATAGCACGCCAGATTTGGGGCAGAAACGTTgctaaaggaaaagaaaaagaaccagTGGTAGAATTGCATAGAAGTTGTGAAGAAGAAGTGAATTTGGAGGAGTTTCCTTTTTTGGTAAGTGAAATGATGAGTGTTTTTGGGAGAAGTGGGTATTGTAAAGAAGGGTTAAGGAGATTGGGAAAGgagaaattgaagaagatgaATGAGAAGTGGATGGAGTTGAGATTGAAAGAAGCTGAGATTATGGTGAATAAGGCTAAGTTGTATCATGAGCAGTTGAAATCGGTTGTTGAAGGTTCTAAGGGGACTGACAATGAGGCAAATTGA